CCCAGCATCGCCGATCACCCGGCGGAAGGTGGCCGCCCCGGCGTGATCACCACCGCCACGGGGCACCGAACGACCATGATCTCCCGCGCCCCCCAGGGTGGCCAGACACCGGGCACTGCGTCCTGGGCGCCCCCGGAAGCCGTCACTCCGGAGCCGCCCCGCCGGCTACGGGGCCGTCTGCTGCGGCAGTACTGGGACGACGTGGCGATGGCCCACTGGCCCGTCGACCCGGAACAGGTCGCCCGGCTGCTCCCCGCCGGTTGCCGCCCCGACACCCTGGACGGCCGCACCTACGTCGGGCTGATCGGCTTCCGCATGGTGAAGCTGGGGTTCGGTCCCGGCCCCGGGCTGCCCTGGCTGGGCACGTTCCTGGAGACCAACGTCCGGCTCTACACCGTCGACCGGCTCGGCCGGCGCGGCGTCTACTTCTGCTCTCTGGACGCCCAGCGGGCGTTGCCCGTGCTGGGTGCCCGGCTGGCCTTGCGGCTGCCCTACGAATGGTCACGGATGTCCCTGGAGCGACACGGGGACGAACTGACCTACCGGTGCCGGCGGCTCCTCCCCCGGCCGGCGGCACAGGGGTCGATGACCGTCCGGGTCGGCGAGCCGATGACCGCACCGTCGGCCCTCGACCACTTCCTCACCGCTCGGTGGGGCCTGCACGTCCGCTGGTACGGCGGCCGCACTCTGTATCTGCCCAACCGGCACGAGCAGTGGCCGCTGGCCGCGGCGTCGCTGATCCGGCTGGACGACGATCCAATCGGCGGACTGCTCGGCCGAGCCGGATTCGCCGTCGGCGGCGAGCCGGTCAGCGTGGTCTACG
This sequence is a window from Nakamurella flava. Protein-coding genes within it:
- a CDS encoding YqjF family protein encodes the protein MISRAPQGGQTPGTASWAPPEAVTPEPPRRLRGRLLRQYWDDVAMAHWPVDPEQVARLLPAGCRPDTLDGRTYVGLIGFRMVKLGFGPGPGLPWLGTFLETNVRLYTVDRLGRRGVYFCSLDAQRALPVLGARLALRLPYEWSRMSLERHGDELTYRCRRLLPRPAAQGSMTVRVGEPMTAPSALDHFLTARWGLHVRWYGGRTLYLPNRHEQWPLAAASLIRLDDDPIGGLLGRAGFAVGGEPVSVVYAPRVRVEFGPGDVVPTE